A single genomic interval of Pseudomonadota bacterium harbors:
- the tssJ gene encoding type VI secretion system lipoprotein TssJ, which yields MRPPIPALAPLVGLASALFASSALAVFGLFEKDASVVRLAVTAQADLNPLPGGAPAPVAVRIYQLRNDLPFQAAEFWSLYERSADTLGGDLVAEQELLVQPDSTNFVGPLEMAPGVTHLALFIGFREWQTGTWRVVVPTPRESKLTLHVHLKGNAVEVEPRKRRWWRKRKRESEQGAQVDE from the coding sequence ATGCGACCACCGATCCCAGCTCTGGCGCCGCTGGTCGGGCTCGCGTCCGCACTTTTCGCGAGCAGCGCCCTCGCGGTTTTCGGCCTGTTCGAAAAGGATGCTTCCGTAGTACGCCTCGCGGTGACGGCGCAGGCAGACCTCAACCCCCTACCAGGCGGCGCGCCAGCCCCGGTTGCCGTGCGGATTTATCAGCTACGCAACGATCTCCCTTTCCAGGCGGCGGAATTTTGGTCGCTCTACGAGCGTTCCGCTGACACCCTGGGCGGCGATCTGGTCGCCGAGCAAGAGTTGCTGGTGCAGCCTGACTCCACTAACTTTGTCGGCCCGCTGGAAATGGCCCCAGGGGTCACCCACCTGGCGCTGTTCATCGGTTTTCGCGAGTGGCAAACCGGCACGTGGCGTGTCGTCGTGCCGACACCGAGAGAATCTAAGTTGACGCTACATGTTCACCTTAAGGGCAACGCCGTCGAGGTAGAGCCTCGCAAGCGGCGCTGGTGGCGCAAGCGCAAGCGCGAGAGCGAGCAGGGCGCGCAAGTGGATGAGTAG